The window TCGGCCGAGCGGGAGAAGGCGGAGGGCGAGCTGCTCGCCACCTACCTGCCCAAGCAGATGTCCGACGAGGAGCTGGAGCGGATCGTCGCCCAGGCCGTTCAGGAGGCGAAGGCCGCCGGTGCGGAGGGGCCGCGGGCCATGGGCGCGGTCATGAAGATCGTGAACCCGAAGGTCGCGGGCCAGGCCGAGGGCGGCCGCGTCGCCGCCGTGGTGAAGAGGCTTCTGGCCGGCTGACCCGGCCGGTTCTCGGGCACGTACGACGAAGGGGCGCCGGCGGATGGCCGACGCC of the Streptomyces sp. NBC_01788 genome contains:
- a CDS encoding GatB/YqeY domain-containing protein, whose amino-acid sequence is MTTLKSKLHDDLNAAIKERDELRSSTLRLTLTAITKEEVAGKEKRELSDDEVLKVITKEAKKRREAAEAFAQGGRTESAEREKAEGELLATYLPKQMSDEELERIVAQAVQEAKAAGAEGPRAMGAVMKIVNPKVAGQAEGGRVAAVVKRLLAG